Genomic DNA from Deltaproteobacteria bacterium:
TTCAATAGGACTGCTGTCAAGGCAGACGGGCTCATCGGGAGAGCCAAGGGATGGGGTTTCTTCATCCGGAGCTTGCTCCATAGCTGTGTTGGAAGCCGCAAAATTGAAACCGCATTCGTTACAAAACTTACTACCGATTCGGTTGCCGGTGTTGCACTCCGGACAGATAAGTTCAAACTTATGACCACATTCGTTACAAAACCTGGCCCCCTCCTTATTATCCAAATGGCATTCCGGGCATTCCATTTTCACTCTCCTTAAAAATACAGCGAGTTCAATGTCTTTAGGCATACGAATAGTTTCATCTTCGTGCAAACAGACCACCGTTACTATTCATGTTGTGAGAAAAACGAAACGCTTTAATAAGGTAAGAACAGGCCGAAGAGGAAGTTAGATCCGGCTCAAATTTGAAACTCAACTTCAGGGCAGATGTGATTTCGGTGCAATATAAGACAGATACATTATTTGGATTAATGGGTCAAGAAAAGGGTATCTCTTCGGTACAGATACATGGAGACCATCGTGCCTTTTCGGACGAAAAAATAGCTGTTGCCGATGGATGTTATCAACACCAGCGTTTGACATTGCAACATACTGATACCATAACCAACTTCAGCATATCAACACCATGCAAAATTAATCACCCCACCCGTCCTCCTTTATGCCGGTTCCTGGGAAGGCAAGGTCGTCGGTGTATCAGATGGTGACACCATTAAGGTTCTCAAGGACGGCAAGCAGGTCAGGATCCGTCTGGCATCGATCGATTGCCCCGAGAAGGGCCAGCCGTACGGGCAGCAGGCCAAACAGTTTGCATCGGATCTGGTCGCGGGCAAGGTCGTCAAAGTCTGGGAAACCGATACCGACCGGTATGGTCGTATCATCGGGTTCGTGTTTGTCGGTGATAAGAACCTAAACAAGGCTCTCTTGGAAGCCGGTCTCGCGTGGCACTACAAGAAATACAACCGTGATCCTGCACTTGCGAAACTGGAGTATGAGGCAAGGTCCGCCAAACGAGGGCTATGGGTTGAGCCTGATCCGGTCGCGCCGTGGGAGTGGCGGCGGCGGAAGCGGGAATGATGGAAATGACCGCTGTTACCAATATCGTGCCGTTAGAGTGTTGAAGGTCGTTATATAAGCCGATTGGGAAGAGATTGAGGCTCGGCTAATCCCAAAGTATGAGGCGGATTTTGACCTAAAAAGATGGTTACGTGGTTACGAGATGGTTACGAAATAAAAAAGAGGTTTCAGTAAAACCTGTAACCTCTTGATATTATTGGTGGGCCGTGAAGGAATCGAACCTTCAACCTACTGATTAAGAGTCAGGTGCTCTGCCTAGTTGAGCTAACGGCCCACATGAATAAAAATGTCACGTAACAGGTTTAAATGGCGATGTCAAATTGTTTTGCGCCTCGATTTTCGCCGGCGTTCGGATTTCCAGGCCACCTCGTCCCTGCGGCGCTCCTTTTTCGTTCGGTGGCGGGGGAGGGGAGGTTCGGAAAGATCGGGGAAATAGCTGCCCGGGGTTCTCGAACGTTCACTCGTTTTGTCGGGCGTCCCGGTTGCTTCCCTGCCCTGGGCGGCTTTTTTCTCCTTCGGTAGGGCGGGGCCCCGAAAACCGCCTTCCGGGATGTACCGGCTCAGCAACAGGCGTTCGCTCGCACGCATGAACAGGCACCCCAGGTCGTGGGCGATGGATGTGTTTACCGTCAGCAGCACCGGTTTGGGGTCGAACCGGTGGCCGAGTTTGAGCGCCAGGTCTTCTGTCGATGCCAGCACGACATGCCCCCGCCCCATGGGGCCGATCCCCTTTTTCAGCGTGTGGGGATAGGCGCGTCGACGGACGCAGGTGTACAGCAGTGCGGGCGGGTCGGGTTCGTAGCGCCGTTCCGGCAGATGCTCCCTGTCTACAGCGCGGATGCGGTCTTCGAGCACTTCTATGGGCGGGGAAGTGACCGCACACAGAATCTCGTCGATGGCTGCCCGGCGAACAAATCCCCAGCCTTCCTCTTCATTGACGGCTTTCAGGAATTCCTTGATTTTGACGAAACCGTCACCATCCGGCACCAGCCCGAATTCGTCCGGGGTTCTGCCCAGGGCGTATGCCAGCAGCTTGGCCAGTTTTTTAGGATCCCCGTTGCGTTGCATGGTCGTCGATAGTAGCACAACGGCAACCATTAGTGAACCTAAACTCAGATTAGGTGAACCCCAAGGTTGCATAAACAACATGGCAGAGAGTAGATAATGCCTTGTAACAACTTATAAATTCATAAAAACATCGCAGGCCTCTGGATAGAACCACCGGTGCATTCCAAGGATCTTGCCTATTTTGCCATGTTGTTTACCCTTCGGGAAAGCCTGAGAACTTCAGATCCTGCGTTCCTGAGGGTTCGAAGTAAAGAACTACGACGTCACCCTCAGACGCCTTGACTCTGAAGCCCTCAGGCTTTTGCAACGTTGGGGTGAAGGCTCTTGAAATCATGATGGATTTGGCATATAAAATTTCAACCCGGATAAACCGGATGGAATAATGCCTAAGATGAGCGTCCCAAATTTTTTGAACGATTAGAATATACTTATTTTCAATGGATTATAATTCTCTTGATTCCTAAAAAAAAGGATGGAGCCAATGAACAATGAACGATCCGAGAAATTATTTCAACATGCCAAAGAAGTGATCCCCGGCGGCGTGAACAGTCCGGTCAGGGCCTGTAGGAGCGTGGGACGCAACCCGGTGTTCATCGACCGGGCGGAAGGGTGCATGCTTTACGACGCCGATGGGAACGCCTACATCGATTACGTCGGTTCCTGGGGACCTATGATCTTAGGGCATCGCCATCCGGCCGTCGTGAGTGCCGTCAAAGCGACCCTGGGACGGGGGACCAGCTTCGGCGCCCCGACGGACCTGGAGATCGAATTGGCGGAGATGGTTATTGCCGCGGTGCCTTCCATCGACACCGTCCGTTTCGTCAATTCGGGAACGGAAGCCACCATGAGCGCCATCAGGCTGGCCCGGGGCATAACCGGCAGAGACCTGATCGTTAAATTCGACGGCTGCTATCACGGCCACGCGGACACGCTGCTGGTGGAGGCCGGCTCCGGCGTGGCGACCCTCGGCATTCCGGGAAGCCCGGGGGTGCCTGATGCGTTCGCCGCGTATACCATTTCGCTTCCTTTCAATGATCTGGACGCCGTCGAAAAGGTCATGGCAGAAAGAGGGGCGGACGTGGCCTGTATCATCGTCGAACCCGTGGCAGGCAACATGGGCCTCGTTCTGCCGGAAGACGGCTATCTCGCCGGCTTGAGGGCGGCATCGGAAAAGGCCGGCAGCCTTCTCATCTTCGACGAAGTCATCACGGGTTTCCGCGTATCCCTTGGCGGGGCCCAGGCACACTACGGCGTCATGCCGGACCTGACTACCCTGGGAAAAATCATCGGGGGCGGCATGCCGGTGGGGGCCTATGGCGGCAGAAAGGAGCTTATGGACCGGATCGCTCCCGACGGACCGATATACCAGGCCGGGACGCTGTCGGGAAACCCGCTGGCCATGGCGGCCGGGATCGCCACCCTGACGGAGCTGAACAAACCAGGCGTATATGCGGAGTTGGCTCAGAAAACGGAATACCTGACAAAGGGCCTCAAGGAGGCTGCCCGGTCAAGCGGCATACCCGTTGAGATCGACAGCCTTGGTTCCGTTTTCGGCATGTTTTTCAACGATCAGGCTGTCAGAAATATGGCGGATGCCAAAACCAGCGATTTGAACCGTTTCTCCATGTACTACAATGCCATGCTCGAGAACGGGATCTATGTCGCCCCCTCGCAGTTCGAATCCGGTTTCGTTTCCACGGCCCACAAGACGGAACAGCTCGACAAAACCATTAAAACGGCAAAAGCAATATTTGACGGGCTGTGATCGGCGTGGTTTCGTGATCGTTATCCTCGATGTTGCATCCGAAAAGTAGCGCTCACATCCTTATATTCAATGTAATAACAATATATTATAACTTATTTCCCATGTCGCTTGTGCAACCATGAGGTTTTTTTACGACCGACAGCGTGGCGGACAGGAGCGCAGATGCTGAAAAACGGAATACCGGAAGATGTAACATCCATTCACATGATCGCCGTCTGCGGTACGGGCATGGGCGCATTGGCCCTGATGTTGAAGGAGTTGGGATACGCGGTCACCGGTTCGGACCTGAAAGTGTATCCGCCCATGAGTGATTTTTTGAGGGAGAGGGGCATCAGCATCGCCGAAGGGTTCGACGGTGAAAACCTGGCGTACGGACCCGACCTGGTTGTCGTGGGCAACGCCGTGTCGAAGGACAACGCCGAGGTTGTGCGCATGCGTCAAATGGGCCTGCACTTTTGTTCCATGCCTCAGGCGATCAACCGGTTCGTGGCCGCCGGGAAAAAGCAGATTTTGATTACCGGAACCCACGGGAAGACAACCACGGCTTCCATCGTGGCCTGGATTCTGGACTGCGCCGGACTGGACGAAACGTTTTTCATCGGCGGGATTTTAGCCAATTTCAACAGCAACTACCGGTTGGGGCAGGGGGAGCACATCGTCATCGAGGGCGATGAGTACGACACGGCCTTTTTCGACAAGGGGCCGAAGTTCATGCACTACACCCCTGTGGCCGCAGTGCTCGGCAGCGTCGAATTCGATCATGCCGATATCTTCAGAGACGAGGCGCATGTCCTCGATATTTTTTCGGCGTTTGCGGCCGGGCTGAACGGGGACAGCACCCTGTTCGCCTATGACGGCGATGAGAATGTCCGGAAGGTGACGGATGCGGCGGCCTGCAAAGTGACCTCCTACGGCAGTCGCGACGGGTCCCTCTGGCGCATCGGCGATCTTGCGATCAGCCCCCCGTGGTCCGTCTTCGAGGTCCTGAAAGAGGGCGGGACCTACGGGCGGTTCAGGACCCTGCTGCCAGGCAGGCACAATCTTTCGAATCTCCTGGCGGCGATTGCCGTTGCCGATCTGCTCTGCATTCCCAAGGCTGCGGTTCAGGAGGCGCTGGAGACCTTCAAAGGCGTGAAACGGCGCCAGGAGGTGCGGGGCGTGAAGAACGGCGTCGTGGTCATGGATGATTTTGCCCACCACCCGACCGCGGTCAGGGAGACGGTACGGGCCGTGAAGCCTTTTTATCCGGACGGCCGCCTGATCGCCGTGTTCGAGCCCAGGACCAACACCAGTATGCGGGACGTGTTTCAGGACGTCTACCCGCAAAGTTTCGACGGGGCCGATCTGATCTGTATCCGCAAGCCGCCGCTTTTGGAGAAAATACCGCAGGGGGAGCGCTTTTCCTCCCGTAAACTGGTGGCGGATCTCGTGTCGCGGGGAAAGGATGCCCATTTTTTCGAAACCACGGAGGAGATCATCGATTTCTTGAAGAAAGCGGCAAGACCGGGGGATCTCGTTTTGATCATGTCCAACGGGGGGTTCGACAATATCCACGAAAGGCTGCTTGAAGCATTGTAATTCACGGCGCTTCGTTTTAATCAAGTTGGGTTAACGAGTTCCTTGGGTTGATTGCGTTCATTGGGTTAGCGGGCAGTGCACACGCTGTATATCTCTCGCCCACTTCGTTAGGGTTCGGAGCAGAGGCAGACAATGATTGTTAACCGCAGACAGACGCAGACAAACCCATACTTTGGTCTACGGTCTACTGTATACGGCGTGCCTCGTGTCAGGTGTTCGGTGATCAAGTGGTAAGTCGTGAATCGTGAAACGGCTCGAGCCGTGAAAAGTGAAATGTAAGGCGTGAGACGTCTGGGGTCTGACGCCTGACTTCCGTTCCCTCACCTCCAACCTCTGACTTCCGACCTCTTGCAAGCCCCGCATGGTAAAATTATTCTCTGCGTCCTCTGTGGCTCGAGCGCAGCGGGCGTTTCAATTGTTCTTGCTCCCGACTTCAAGCCCTTTACAATTGCCGCAGGGTAAATTTTATACGCACATGGCATTCGAACCAGAATTTTGGGTAAAAAATATACGCCTCTTGATCGGCTTCATGTTGTCAAATCGCCAAAGGAAGGGCCAGCTACTTTAAATTATAAGTAATTTCAATATGATAGAAAAAAATACCGATGCATGGCGCTATGTGGCATGTCGTTTGCTTTTAAATGCTAGCAAGACCAATGAACGTGCAGCAGAAACCCAAATAACTCAAGGAGGAATTCGACATGCGACCATTAAGAAACATCATACTCGCGATTGCAGTGATCGCGGCAGCAGGCATCGGCATCAACGCGTTTGCCCACGGCGGTATGGGCCGGGGCGGCGGCATGATGGGGGATTACGACGGTGGCGGCTGGGGCCATCACGGTCCGGGCTGGCATCAGTGCTACGGTTATGACAATGACAGCGGTGTCCGGTGGAGCGATGAAGATTACCGGAACTTCGAACAGAAGCGCCAGGCTTTTTCCAATGAGACCCGGGAAATAAGGAGCAAACTCCTCGACAAAGAGAGAGAGCTGCATAATGAGCTCGTCAAGGACAACCCGGACGCAGCCAGGGCCGCCCAACTCCAGAAAGAAATTTCTGCATTGCGGTCCGAATTCGATCAAAAACGCGTTGAACACATGGTTAAATTGAGAAAGCAGTACCCGAATATGGGCAGGGGATTTATGGGCGGTGGCCCCATAACGGGCTATGGCACTCCCCGGGGAGGCAGCTACTGCTGGAACTAAACTAACTGCCGGATAAATAGTGTAACATACA
This window encodes:
- the hemL gene encoding glutamate-1-semialdehyde 2,1-aminomutase is translated as MNNERSEKLFQHAKEVIPGGVNSPVRACRSVGRNPVFIDRAEGCMLYDADGNAYIDYVGSWGPMILGHRHPAVVSAVKATLGRGTSFGAPTDLEIELAEMVIAAVPSIDTVRFVNSGTEATMSAIRLARGITGRDLIVKFDGCYHGHADTLLVEAGSGVATLGIPGSPGVPDAFAAYTISLPFNDLDAVEKVMAERGADVACIIVEPVAGNMGLVLPEDGYLAGLRAASEKAGSLLIFDEVITGFRVSLGGAQAHYGVMPDLTTLGKIIGGGMPVGAYGGRKELMDRIAPDGPIYQAGTLSGNPLAMAAGIATLTELNKPGVYAELAQKTEYLTKGLKEAARSSGIPVEIDSLGSVFGMFFNDQAVRNMADAKTSDLNRFSMYYNAMLENGIYVAPSQFESGFVSTAHKTEQLDKTIKTAKAIFDGL
- a CDS encoding RNA 2'-phosphotransferase yields the protein MLLSTTMQRNGDPKKLAKLLAYALGRTPDEFGLVPDGDGFVKIKEFLKAVNEEEGWGFVRRAAIDEILCAVTSPPIEVLEDRIRAVDREHLPERRYEPDPPALLYTCVRRRAYPHTLKKGIGPMGRGHVVLASTEDLALKLGHRFDPKPVLLTVNTSIAHDLGCLFMRASERLLLSRYIPEGGFRGPALPKEKKAAQGREATGTPDKTSERSRTPGSYFPDLSEPPLPRHRTKKERRRDEVAWKSERRRKSRRKTI
- a CDS encoding periplasmic heavy metal sensor — encoded protein: MRPLRNIILAIAVIAAAGIGINAFAHGGMGRGGGMMGDYDGGGWGHHGPGWHQCYGYDNDSGVRWSDEDYRNFEQKRQAFSNETREIRSKLLDKERELHNELVKDNPDAARAAQLQKEISALRSEFDQKRVEHMVKLRKQYPNMGRGFMGGGPITGYGTPRGGSYCWN
- a CDS encoding thermonuclease family protein; this translates as MASIDCPEKGQPYGQQAKQFASDLVAGKVVKVWETDTDRYGRIIGFVFVGDKNLNKALLEAGLAWHYKKYNRDPALAKLEYEARSAKRGLWVEPDPVAPWEWRRRKRE
- a CDS encoding UDP-N-acetylmuramate--L-alanine ligase encodes the protein MLKNGIPEDVTSIHMIAVCGTGMGALALMLKELGYAVTGSDLKVYPPMSDFLRERGISIAEGFDGENLAYGPDLVVVGNAVSKDNAEVVRMRQMGLHFCSMPQAINRFVAAGKKQILITGTHGKTTTASIVAWILDCAGLDETFFIGGILANFNSNYRLGQGEHIVIEGDEYDTAFFDKGPKFMHYTPVAAVLGSVEFDHADIFRDEAHVLDIFSAFAAGLNGDSTLFAYDGDENVRKVTDAAACKVTSYGSRDGSLWRIGDLAISPPWSVFEVLKEGGTYGRFRTLLPGRHNLSNLLAAIAVADLLCIPKAAVQEALETFKGVKRRQEVRGVKNGVVVMDDFAHHPTAVRETVRAVKPFYPDGRLIAVFEPRTNTSMRDVFQDVYPQSFDGADLICIRKPPLLEKIPQGERFSSRKLVADLVSRGKDAHFFETTEEIIDFLKKAARPGDLVLIMSNGGFDNIHERLLEAL
- a CDS encoding zinc ribbon domain-containing protein, which produces MHEDETIRMPKDIELAVFLRRVKMECPECHLDNKEGARFCNECGHKFELICPECNTGNRIGSKFCNECGFNFAASNTAMEQAPDEETPSLGSPDEPVCLDSSPIE